The genomic DNA GTGTTTTGGGACACCAAAAAAATCTACATTACTTCATAATATATGTGGTTCTTAGTTTATAAAGCAATATTCTCACTTTTCAATCAAACCATGTGCCTTAAAGGAACAACATATATTCCAATTTATTTCTAAGAATGTTCaaacaaagaattgaaagtgAGAACTATCACCTAAGGTGTGTTTTGATCGTATTACCGTATTACTCAATGCTTAAAATTTCAAGCAAATAAATATATCTGGTGATGAATGACTAAATTTTATGAGTTCTATTTAATTGAAGTCATATTTCTGACCAaggaaaaatgaattttatatattgaataaataaataaatattattaaatattttaaaaaataaataatattattaatgttTAGCCATACCCTCATTTGAAGGtcaattgctcttctcccaactaATTCTACTCATTTCCAACTGAACTACCAAAAATAATCCCAACCTGAGTTATGGTGGCTCGGTCCATTTTGTCCTTTACATGATGCAGATTCATAAAAATACTTTTCCTACCTTTTTCAGATAGAACATGCAAAGaaactctatatatatatatatataaagaaaatacacGAATTTAAGCTGACATTTTCCTTTTCCAATTGAATCTTTCatttatagtattttatttactattttatcatttttataatattatctaattattaattaaaaaaatctttaaataccaaaagtgaagattggaaattttatagggactaaaagttgaaggaaaattttagaggaactaaaacgaaaatttaacatatttattgggactaaaaacatatttaaccctattatCTATAGCAATATATAAGCAAAATGAGAGATTTTGggctatattttttattatttcaattatacctttaaacattttttttactaataacgatgtattgttggtgtcatttaaaaggTTAAGAGCTTACGTCACAAACatctatacatataattttaatcaaaatctaactattttttattaaaatttaaattttataaaaaataataataataatttacatGTGTTAGCGCAATAAAAGGAATGGGCAAACCGTACTTGTCTAACTCTAGtacttaataattaaaatattagtaGAATAATTATTAGATTGTGTTCGCTTCTATATCCTTGTAATTGCTTTTAATTTGTTGTATTTTGACTAATATaagaattataattaaatttacacCAAAATTTGgagaattataattaaatatatgtttttctagGCAACAAAGCTAGTATGTGGATTATATAGATGATGCAATGATGAATTTACACTACACTTCAATACTATATTGATATCAGCAGAGAAAATGGAGAGTGACAATTGTCGTTACTAtggaaaaatgaattttatttattgaataaacaaacaaatattaataatgtttttatttatttgaaggtGGAGAGTATGCATATTACAAAGGGAAAGTTATCTAGCAAAGTATATTTGGGCCTAGGTAAAGATACTCTCGAAATGTCATGGACAGTCCAGTTACAATTACAGCTAGCAAAATTAATCTGAAAATTGCTATTTAGACGTTCTAGGTTTGCTACCACGCATCTTAAATTGACGTTTTTACTTCAAAAGCAGTTAATTACCATTCACGTCAACGGTAGTTAAGTGACGTTCTCTCAAGTCAACAACAATTAATTGCCGTTGTGTTCATGTTATATTCTAGAACAGAAACAACAACTCCCACATTTgattaaaacacaaaaacaccaACCAACTCCCTCAAAACTCTCACAAACCAACGTCCACCCAATTTCTTCAAAGGCAATCGACTCATCAATCATATAACAAGTAAGTGTTCATAATCTCATAGCATTCACATGAACCGTCGACTCAACTACATAGACAAAAGGTGGGTAGACAGTGTCGAGTATCATTGTCCATCAACCAACTCAAATGAAAGCGTCTGATTCACCCAGATGAAGCATAATAATGAAGACGACGTAAGAACCATGCAAGTTCTCAATATTTGGTCAGTACAGTTCTAAAGGGCTAGTCGAATGGGACGCTTCATTGGTCTCGAAGATATTCCGGAAAGTTTAGTTCAGCCTAGAACCTGTGAAAAGCTATTATCTTTTATTAGcattttcattaaattaaattttttcacTTGGAATCAGGGACAAATGCATGTTGCTTTATGTGTGGGCTTGTGCCTACACAaaatttttagaaacttttttttagtagtatAATGTACCCATAATTGACATTTTAATTACATGGTCCACACTTAACACAAATCATTTCTCTCTTGGCCCACACCTATAATCATATATCTCAAATCCTTTCTTGATAGTATGAATATTATCAAAAATCAGATGCGAAATCGAGTGGGAGATGACCGGTTAAATGATTGTTTagttatttatatagaaaaaaatatttttaataatatcaaaatcgCAAATAAAAAATCCCCGGCCTCCAAAGAATAATTATTACTAttgcaaatttttatatatatcattattcAAAAATCCCGAATCTGTCACCACGGtttgaaatcaattttaaaagcaTTGGAATCAATTTTAAAAGTATAACCATCTTTCTGCAATCCGAACATCACTTTAAAAGAGGCAAAGCCACGTTTGTTGTACACGTGACTGAGTTCAAAAGCAGCTCCAAGCATAACCATCTTCCTTGGTACGATCATTCAAAGACATTCTGGAAAGTTTGATTCAGCCCAGAAACtatgaaattatattttatttaccgcaccttttttatgttttggacACGACTACACTTATGTGGAACAATGCGATGCAAGTACATGCTCTAGAAGTCAATCAAGAGCATCTCAAAGGCATATTCTTCTCGAGTGTCCTAATATTGTGTAGGTTTGGCATGATATGAATCTACGGGaaaaaaattgatagaattCTTCGTCAAAATTATAATATGGACGTGGTGGTCTTTACCCTTCTACACCAGCTTAGTCTGAGCAAAAGTGAACAACTCTTTGCCATAGTTTTATGGAGTTTATGGAAGGGAAATAACTGGAAACTTTGGCAgcaaaagaacaaaacaaataCGCAGGTGGGTGAACGAGCAACACACCTTCTTGAGGATTGGAGATCGGCTCAAATTATTTTCGGTGGTCGCGGAACGTCCGTCATCAGGAACCAACCAGATCTAAACAGTCAGGTAACAGTTGGGTGGGAAAAGCCAGCACTCAGGCATTACAAATGCAATATCGATGCctcattttcttcatatatGAACAAGATAGGACTTTGTTCTTGCAAAATATCCTGCTTCTCTCATCTTTGTGATGTTGACATAGGAGAAGcagtagggttgggaataggccagaccgacctacaggggcctacggtCTGGCCTAGCCtgtttatgaaaaatgttaggtttaggcttttaaaaaaagcctatttaagtaaatcggTCAGGCTTAGGCTGTCAAAAAAGCGTACGAGGCCTGATAGGCCGACCTATTTATGCATAttattaaaacttattttttaattatattaaaatataatttatattaaacaaaaaaatcaagaaaaaaactCAACTAATTGACATTTTCATTAGGCTTTAAAGCCTTATAGTGAAATAtgcttttaaggccttatagtgatAGACATGCCATATATTGAAATAGGCTTTTAGGCAAATTTGGTGTATTTTTGGAAGTAGATAAAATTGACTATGTAATCACTTTAATTTGAAGTAGACCTGTAACTAGGTTTTTAGGCTAAACTAGACCAAAAAAATAGGCTACAAAAGGCCATAGGTCAAACTCAGGTTTGCAAAAAATTCAGTTGGTCAGGCTCAGACCTATCAAAGTATggtctggcctggcctatttccATCCATGAAGCAGATGATTTGCATACGGCTTTGGAGTGGACATCATACCTTCAATTTGATAATGTATATTTTTCTCTAGACTCTTAGAAGATTGTGGATGCTTTTAGAACATATGTAGAAGATAATAGTAAATTTAGATGTATTATAGATGTTTGTAGACAAGTGTTTCAAAGTAATTTTAAAAACTCTCGTATTGAGTTTAATATGAGGCAAACTAATGTGGTCGTTCACAAGTTTGCATTCCTTTCTTATTTAAAATGCATTGAATTACTTttcttgaatataaaaaaagatatttgttagcattttcattaaattagattttattaacTTGGAATCAGTTTTGAACAGGATAACTGCTTCATCTTTATGCAATCCGAACATCACTTTAAAAGAGGCAATGCCATGTTAGTTGCACACGTGAGTGAGTTTAAAAGCAGATCAAAACTTGCAATTAGTTCAATGTAGCAGTCGGGGTCGGGGACAATAACAGTACCTTGACCAATACTCGAAGAAGATGGAAGCAAATATTTTCTGACACAATATGTGATATAATATACGTATAACACCAAATTTGTTGAGCAGGTGCATTTTGTAgcattcacaatatatattacttcatccattttaaaatgagtatcATTTTAGCCAATTGCATACAGATTAAATAAtggaataaagtagtcaaatgtcataacaattttactaaaataaccttactttataagaacaagacaaacttaaagttgcattgaaaattgtgagagagaaaagttgaagtatttattaaggataaagttggaagaaaaaaattaaagttgtattagaaatgtaaagtgacattcattttgaaacaattttttttttgctaaagcgacactcattttaaaacggaaggagtataatGTTCGcgtcaaaaaatatatacaagagtGAAAAATAAGATATAATTTAAAGGACTGAAAAATAACTAGagtgaatcataaattaaacaCGGAAattatacaaaatcaatttattttcaatgaaatttaaattttattttttattttttttatcatattaatcattttgaaattgattttaaaaattataatggagaAGCTAATCTAATAGAAAATTGTCAATTTCAATGACTACATTTCATTGATTTATAAGTAAGATGCTCCCAAAAATATGACagtcacaaattaaaaaataaaggagtACGAAATAGTTAGAAAGAAAATCAGGAcataaatacttaaaaaaaaaaaaaaaaacactaaaaaatgtgatgcatagaaaagtgaaaggaaacattttatttttcaggaaAGAGAGAAAGGAAACATAGAactgataataataaaaaacaaaaaaaatatacttatgTACcaccaataataataaaaaacctCAACCttcgaaaaaataaaataaataataaacctCATAAATCTCAGTGCATGTTCATATAATATTTCTGGTCCACAATGGTGGTACGTAACCAGCCACTTGCAAATGGACAAATATCTTATAGCCACCAAAATAACACCATAAACATTTTTACTAATAGATTTCAGAAATTGAGTCCAAAAAAATAGTAGATTTTAAATTGTCTTTGTGCACTATAAAGCCACACACTCATCCCTCACATTCCTCAACCTCAAACAtcatcataacaaaacaaaaaaaataccaaaaaacattttcaatagCAATGGAAGGTTCAGTACAAATTAATGTACCTGAATCTCATTCCAAtattgagcaagaaaagaaaccaATTTTGTCATGGGATGTAATTATAGAAAAAAGTTTATCAAATTTTGGGTGGATGGATTTCTTACAAGCTGTTCTTGTTGCAGTTGCAATGTTCTTTGATGCACAACAATCATTCATAAGCATTTACACTGATAATTACCCAAAATGGCACTGCACAAATTCAATATGCACTTCATCCTCTGATATATGCAAACTCCCAAGATCTTCTTGGTCTTGGGACACACATCCTTCAAACACAATCATTTCTCATTGGAATCTTGAATGTGCTAGCACATTCATCACTGGTTTACCACAATCTTCTTTCTTTATAGGTTGTCTTCTTGGTTCTTTTTTTCTTGCAGCATTAGCTGATTCATCTATTGGCAGAAAAAACATGCTAATCTTTTCTTGTGTCTCAATGTCAATAACTTCCATGCTCATAATCTTTTCAACCAATGTTTGGATTTACTCTGCCTTGAAATTCTTGATTGGTTTCTGGCGTTCGTCTATCGGTACATGTGTTCTTGTTTTGCTTACCGAGAAAGTTAGTGCTGAATGGCGATTTAGAGTTGGAATTGTTGAGTATTTTACTTTCACAATGGGGTACATGTCTTTACCTGGTTTTGCTTATATTAACCGAAACTCTTCTTGGAAAAGTCTTTACATTTGGTCGTCAGTTCCTGCTATATGTTATTCTGTCATTGCTTATCTCTTTGTTACCGAGTCGCCTAGGTGGCTTGTTATGCAAGGTCGAGagaaagaaattttgaaaatgctcAAAAGGGTTTCTTCTGAAGAAAGTGCCGATGATGATAGCGTTAACTTAGCTTCGAATTTACCAATACTTCCCCCAAAAgaaaaagtttcattttttcaaCTTTACTCATCAATAGGAGAATTATTTCATAAAAGATGGGCTGTTATAAGAATGATAGCTGTTATGATTCTTGGAATTGGACTTGGAATGGTTTATTTCGGTATGCCACTAGCTGTTGGAAATTTAGGATTCAACATTTATTTGGCAGTGGTTTTTAGTGCTTCAATGGAATTACCTTCTTGTGTAGCAACATATTTCTTGGAAAACCTTAGAAGAAAACCTTCAATTCTTGTGTTTTCTATCTTAGGTGGAATTTGTTGTGTGACGTGTGCTGTTTTGGAGAATAGAGTACCAGCTGCTAAAGTGGTTTTAGCAATGGTTGCGTTTTTCGGAGCTTGTACGGCTTATAATGTGTTTCTCATATACATTATAGAGTTGTTTCCGACATGTGTGAGGAACACAACAACGTCGTTGGTGAGACAAGCTATTGTGTTCGGTTGCATATTTTGTCCCTTTTTGATATCCGCGGGGAGGAAAAACAATATTTACTCATATGGTGTGTTTGGAGTTGTTATAATGTTGTCCAATTTTACATTGTTCTTTTTGCCAGAGACTATAGGGATTGTTCTTTGTGATACAATGGATcaacaagagaagaaagaaatagCTTTGTGTGATGCCATGAACCAACAAGTGAGAACAGAAAATGTTTCTGTGTAAGAGGGCAATTCAGTTTCATCCAAACCAATTGGTCAAAATTTGTAggttttttaacttttttttcttctaaatttagGAGTGCTCAATTAATgtactttttcttgttaataataatgataaattctACTAGTACATGTTCATTCCATATTTCCATTTATAACCATATTTTATTATGAACATGAGTTTTTATGCTTTCTTTGTTGGAGTATCTGCTTGctaagaaatttgaaaatgtgtgGTAGTACACAATTATTTCAATTCACAaccaaataaacaaattatattggTATGGTTCACTTTctagaaagtttttttttttttttttttttttttttttttttacaaaaccaatgatattcattcattcaaattgatagagtatatcACATCAGATAGAACATCAGATAgaaacatcgctaaaaacgtaatggatgaatctgcaaacaaactcacaccatccaagttaatagcaaacaacggcaaaatgcctacaagactacaaataatatgataaaatttaagtcACCGAAATTcccatgcttccggatctgcaacgttgacgcccaaataattgatttaacttgtaattgattgatgtcgatctttcaataggaactaaATGAACACCGCGACAAGACGTGAAATCAAACGCCACACAAGACGACTAACAAAACAACGCCGCaattagacgacgaaatcacaaaaatacaaaaggaaaattttgatatatgtgaaaaccacttatttagattgaaagaaaagagaaaaaaagatgtagagagggtgattttaggtcaaaaaatgacctaaaaccactcATCCTTAACGAATGAaggagaaattttttttagagagaagttggagtttctcgAACTTAAAAAATTAGGGCAAGCTAAATTGCCACTTTATAGAAAAACGCCAACCATAGTTATATCGTAATGGTCACTAATTTGGAGTTTCCTTGGGTAAGAAACAAGTATATTTGAAATCAGCAATTTTTGTTGGTTCAGCTTGAAACTAGTTGTGTAGTGGCGCTTAGTGATAATTGGAGATGTGAAAGTT from Medicago truncatula cultivar Jemalong A17 chromosome 8, MtrunA17r5.0-ANR, whole genome shotgun sequence includes the following:
- the LOC11446978 gene encoding organic cation/carnitine transporter 3, producing the protein MEGSVQINVPESHSNIEQEKKPILSWDVIIEKSLSNFGWMDFLQAVLVAVAMFFDAQQSFISIYTDNYPKWHCTNSICTSSSDICKLPRSSWSWDTHPSNTIISHWNLECASTFITGLPQSSFFIGCLLGSFFLAALADSSIGRKNMLIFSCVSMSITSMLIIFSTNVWIYSALKFLIGFWRSSIGTCVLVLLTEKVSAEWRFRVGIVEYFTFTMGYMSLPGFAYINRNSSWKSLYIWSSVPAICYSVIAYLFVTESPRWLVMQGREKEILKMLKRVSSEESADDDSVNLASNLPILPPKEKVSFFQLYSSIGELFHKRWAVIRMIAVMILGIGLGMVYFGMPLAVGNLGFNIYLAVVFSASMELPSCVATYFLENLRRKPSILVFSILGGICCVTCAVLENRVPAAKVVLAMVAFFGACTAYNVFLIYIIELFPTCVRNTTTSLVRQAIVFGCIFCPFLISAGRKNNIYSYGVFGVVIMLSNFTLFFLPETIGIVLCDTMDQQEKKEIALCDAMNQQVRTENVSV